CGCTCCCGCCGCGGGTCCGGAGACGGTGAGCGGCGCGCTGGCCGCGGCGAACCAGGCGGGTGAGAACTCCTACGCGCTCATCCGCCGCGAGCGCCGGCTGCTCAGCCAGCGCATCGAGGCGTTCTGCCACAAGGAGATCGGCCGCAAGTACGGCGTGCAGTTCGTGGGCGTGGACCTCACGGACGTGCTGCCACCGGATGAGCTGGACAGCGCGCTCAACGCCGTCATCGCCGCGCAGAACGAGTCGGACGCGGCCTATGCGCGCGCCGGAGCGGAGTGCCAGCAGCGCGTGCTGGCCGCCGCGCGCGGCGTGGAGATCGCCCGGGCGCGCGCCGCGGCGACCGAGACGGAAATCCTCAAGCTGGGCGAGTTCCTCTCGGAGCTCGACCGGCAGAACACCCTCCACCTCTACGTGTCGCGCCGCCGGGCCGAGGTCATGTCCGAGTCGCGCACCGTCTACCTCAAGGGACAGTAACCCCCATGAACTCGAGCCAACTGCTTCAACTCATCGGCGGTATCGTCGCGGGCCTGTGCACCGTGCCCTTCCTGATTGGACTGGGGCGCCTGTTCGGCCTCCAGGTGGAGGACGAGGAGACGGTGCTCGTCACGCGCTTTGGCAAGCTGGAGAAGACGCTGAGCAAGCCGGGCTGGCACTGGGTGCCCGAGCGCGTGCTGCCCTGGGTGCGCACGTTCCCGGTGAGCCGGGCGCGCGACTTCCGCGACATCACCAACATCCAGGTCAACGACGCGCGGGGCACCACGGTCATCGTGGACCTGTGGCTGGAGTTCCGGGTGGCGGATCCGGCGCGCGCGCTCTTCGGGGTGGCGGACTGGGACAAGTCGCTCCGGGCGCTCGTCACCCACGCGGCGCTGTCCATCCTGGGCAACCGCTCGTTCGAGCACATCCTGTGTGACCGCAGCGAGCTGGGCGAGAAGGTGCGCCAGGACATCCAGGACGAGACGCAGCGCTGGGGCCTGGAAGTGGAGCGGGTGCTCGTCCGCAACGTGAGCCTGCGCCCCGAGGTGGCCCAGCAGGTGTTCGACACGCTGTCGGCGCGGCTCGAGCGCGCCACGGCGGAGGTGGAGGAGGAGGGACGCCAGCGCGTGGCGCTCCTGGACGCGCAGACGAGCGCCCAGGTGGCGTCGCTGGTGGCCGAGGCCAAGGGCCAGTACCCGGCGGCGGTGGGCCGTGCCTTCGCGATGCTGGGCAAGCAGCCGCGGGTGCTCCACGCCTACAACGAGCTGTACTCGCTCTCCCAGGTGCGCCCGCACCGCACCGTGGCCTTCCATGGCTTCGCCGAAGACGAGATGCGGGCCATCGACGCGGCGATGCTCCCCACCACGACGACCAACGGCGCCCAGGATCTGGAAGTCCCGACGCTGCGCCCCAATGGGGACGAGCGTAAGGTCGAGGCCTGAGCGCCGCTCCTTGAAGTGTTGCACCCCGGGAAGGGGGCACCCACGGGTGCTCCCTTCCCGGGACTCCGGCGAGCACGGGCAAGCCCACTTGGAGGAGCACGGCGCCAAACATGAGCGCGAGCTCGCGATGGAGCTGACGTCCCCCTGCCCTAATTGGTTGAACTTCCTGGGTCATCCCGTGTTGGACGGACTGGGAGGAGCAGCGGGTCTCCGGGCCCGGTTGCACTCGCCGGATACCACCCTTCAGGAAATGAAGGAGGGACGGGCCGTCATCACCCTTGGCGCCCGACCTGACGCGGGTGACATCGAGCGAGGCCGCACGCTGCCCGCCTACCGGGAACTGGCACGTGTATTGGAACCCGCCCTCTATTACAGACAGTACCCACGAAACCAAGAGGTCCCCGAGCACATCCGCCGCTGGGAGCGCCGCTTCCACGAATGAGCTTGAGGCATCTCTGAGCGGCGGGAATCGAACCCGCCGCCAGAACCTCCGGAATCAGTGAAATGCGCATGCGGAGGAGAACGCCTCATGCATGCTTTTCCCGCGAGGCGCCCATCGACATGCCACGCCATTCATTGCCAGCTTCCCCGACGGCGGGACCCTCGAGTGGGACTCAGCGGGCGGGTGGGGCCTTGGTGCGATATAGTAGCGGGTGCACCGAGCGCCGAGGTCCATGAACCCATGAGCAACATGATCCTGAACAGGAGAGAGACTGCGCCGACTGGGTCCCCGGGAATTCCGCTGCCGTCCATTTCCTTCTCCGGGTGCGCGTGGCTCATCTCGTACCATCTCGGCGTCATCGATGTGGCGCGCGAGGTGTGCGACCTGTCGCGGACGACGTTCCTGGGGGCCTCCTCTGGAAGCTTGGCGGCGATCCTGGCGGCCGCGGAAATCAAGACGGCGGACGCACTGGACTTCATCATCACGATGGTGCGAGACGTGGAGCCGAGGTGGTTGGGACCCTTCGGGCGGATGAGCCAGACGGTGACCGCGGGCCTGCGGCGGCTGATGCCCGAGGACACCTATCTGCGCGTGCGGGGGCGGGTCTACATCTCGGTGACCCGCCTGCCGACCCTGCGCAACCTGCTGCTGCCAGAGCGCGAACTCCGCTCGAACGAGGAGCTGCTCCGCATCGCGCTCGCGTCCTGCTACATCCCCCTGTACTACGAACGGCCCGTCTTCTACGGCGGCTTTCCCGCGCTGGACGGAGGGGCCTCGAACAACTTGCCCCAACTGGATGCCCACACGGTCCTGGTCTCCCCTACGCCTTCCTTCCAGCGCAAGCGGCTCGACATCTTCCCCAAGGAGGAGCCACCGCTGATCACCGCGCTCCTTCCCCGGGTGACGATCGTCGAGCGCTTGTTCGAGCAAGGCCGCGAGGATGGGCTGGCCTTCTTCACGACGACGCTCGCGGCGCGTGCGCGCCCCGAAGTGACCCCCATTCCCCCAGGCCGATGAGGCCCTGGAAATGACTCCTCCCCAGGCGGGGGGGCTCAGAGGTAGCCCACTCGATAGGCGCAAGCCACCAGCGGCTCCCCATTCATGGCGGTGATTGCCTCGCAGCTCTCGACATCGGGCATGCCGGCCTTCGTGCAGGAGGCCCGGCAGGCGGAGTCTTCCAAGGGACGACTCGGGAGCGCCGGAGCGCGCTCCGAGTAGATGCATCGGACCTCTTCGCCGCTCCAGCCACAACTGACCGACGGGGGTACGCCCAAGGCTCGAGAGCAGACCTCGATGCAGTTGCTGGCGCTCCCGCTGGGCGCGTGGGCGATGGGAATGAAGAGGTAACGCGAGGTGGGGCACCCCCCAAGCAGCACTGCCGCCGAGAGTGCTCCGAGCACACGCACGATGAGGGGCGGGGTCAAAATTCCGACTCCTTCGAGGGAGAATGAGGGGCACGAGGCGCTGAAACAGGTGAGCCGAGCCCGTCCACGGCTGGACCCCCGGTGGCCGCCACGTCCAGGAAGCGAACTTCAACGCGGCGGGCAAGCCAGCGGATCAGCCGCCGCGGTCCCTTGACGATAAGCATGTCCTCGCCCCCCTCGGACACCGCTCCGCCCTGGGCAATGATCGCCTTGCTCAACTTCGGGTTCGACTCGAAGAGTCCGACCACGAGCTCCACTTCCTCCTCGGGCAGGGCCTCGGCGGAGCGAAGCAGTCGTGCAGCACCGGCGCGTCCTTCCAGACAACCGGAGAGCGGGCCGAGGCTTCGCCCGAGCTTCAATGCCGCCTCGTAGCGACCGACCCAGTCCACTCCAGGCAACCGGCGGACCTGACCTGCTTGAACCGCGCTCATGCGGACCACGGCGGTGGTCGCATTCCAGTCGACCAGCACCACCGGCGCTGGACTCGCGAGTGCCGGGGCGTGCTGCAAGGATGCGAGCCACGGTGAATCACCGAACATGGGTGCGGCGAAGTGGACCAGCCAATACACCGGCTGCTCGGGTCCAGCCGCGAGGGTCCACCCTCGCGGCACCGGGAGCTGATCCGGTCGCGTCCTGCCGGTATCGACGATCAGGCCCAGGCCGACGCTTTCGAGCACGTCCACGTCATCGGCATATTGAAACCAGGCCCGGACCTGCTCGACCGGATTCTGGTAGAGCCTCGTGAGACGGGCCGCCAGGGCATCCAGTTGTGAGTCGGTCGCCTGGACGAAGAAGGGAAATCCGGAGCCGGCGCCGTACTCGAAGAGCACCCGGGCGCCGACGCTCGCGAGGCCCGCGGCGACGTGCTTCAAGCTCGCTTCGTCTCGGGCCATCGCGTCGGGCATGCGGATCTTGATCTTGTGCAAGCCGCCTCCGGGACGCTTGCTCGAGTCAGGTTGTGCCCAGACGAGACAGTCGCCTTCCTCGGCGCGCGCCGCCCGCGAGGGGGTCAGGAGGCCGAGGCAGACCGCGAGGACACCGAGGGACACAGAGGTGCTGGGGGACATGTGGACCAAGACAGCCTGACGAGCCCGGGAATTCATCGAGGCCCCGCGTCAGAGCGGCCGAGAGAGGGGGAGCTCGAGCGTGGCCGTGGCGCCCTTGCCGGGGCCTTCGCTCTCCAGCAGCAGGCGGCCCCCCATCATCTGCGCCGCCAGCGCGCTCGAGTGCAGGCCAAAGCCATGCCCCTCCTCGCGGGTGGTGAAGCCGAGCGCGAAGAGTTGCCTGTGGAGCTCCCGCGCGAAGCCCTTGCCGCTGTCCACCACCTGAATCCGGGCCACGCTCCCCTGGACCGTGAGCCGCACGCACAGGTGACGTCGCCCCTCGGGGAGCTCGGCCATGGCATCCTTGGCGTTGCTCAGGAGGTTGATGAGGATCTGCAACACCTTGTGCTTGTCCACCTGCATCCTGGGAGCGTCGGTGAACTCGCGCGTCACGGAAATGCCGTGGCGCTGCAGCGTGACCAACTGGAAGCGCAGGCTGTCCTCGATGAGCTGGGTGAGATCCCACTCACTGAGGATGAGTGATGTCTTGGCGTAGTCCTGCTGCACCCGGATGATGGCGTGGATGTGCTCGAGATGCAGACTCATCTCGTTCAGGTTCGTCTGGAGTTGGAGCCGCTCCTGGCGGAGCGCCTCGGTGAGTGCCAGCAGGTAGTCCGGCAGGACGCGGCCTTTCGGGTCGCGCGTCAGGAAGCCGACCAGGTCCGCCTGGTGCTCCTTGAGCAGGGCGGAGAGTTGAGCCGCCCGGTCGAAGCGTGAGGCCGCGACCCCGGAGCGCATCAGCTCCAGGTTGATGACGGCGCTGGTGAGGACGTTGCCCACGTTGTGCAGCACGTCCGAGGCGACCTCGGCCATGCCCGCCGCACGGGCCGTGTCCACCAGCTGGGCCTGGGCCTGCTTGAGTTCGCGCGTGCGCTCCTCCACCCGCCGCTCCAGCTCGTCGTTGGCGCCGCGCAGGGCGGCCTCGGTGCGCTGAAGCTCGGCGTACAGCCGGGCGTTCTCGATGGAGATGGCGGCCTGCGAGGCGAGCTGCCCCAGCAGCAGGATGCGCTCCGGCGTGAACGCCCCGGAGGCGAACCGGTTCTCCAGGTACATCACCCCCGACAACGACTCCTGGCGCATCAGCGGCAGGCAGAGCACGGACCTGGCGCCACTGTGCTCGAGGTAGGGCTCGCCCGAGAACGGGTGAGGCGCCGCCGCGTCGCCAATGAGCACATGCTCGCGCGTGCGCCGGACGTAGGAGAGGATCGTCCAGGGCAGAGCGGCCCGCGTGCCGCCCGAGGCATCCGTGTCGACCACGACCTCGAGCTTGTCACCGCGCGGCAACAGCAGGGCTCCCCGCTGGGCCCCCGCGCTCTCGGTGGCGACCCGGATGAGCGTGGACGCCAGCCGCTCGAGGACGATCTCGCTGGAGATGGCCTGCTGAGCCTTGACCACGGCGAGCGCGTCGATCTCCTGGGACCCCGAGGAGGAGGTGGTAGTGCCACCCGTGGGTGCCGCCACCGGGCGCATCAGGGACGGCCACAGGACGTCCAGCTGCTTGACCTTGCCCTGGGCTCCCCACTGCGCGTACGCCTCCCGGGCCTGGCGCGCGTAGGCCTCCGCGATGAAAGGAGCCTGCCGCTTGCGGTAGAAGTTCGCCGCCAGCTCACACACCAAGGCCACGTAGTGGATGAAGCCGTGGTCGCGGGCCGAGCGGAGGGCCTCCTCGTACGCGGGGAGCGCCTGCTCCAGGTGGCCCCGGACGCGGGCCAGTTCCGCGAAGACGAGCCGCTCGAGCGCGCGGAAGGTCTCGGGACAGTTGCCTGCCCATTCCTCGAGCTGTCGCCCGTGCGCCTCGGCGGCCTCGAGGTAGCGCCGCCGCTCCTCCTCCGTCGCGCCCTCACAGCACGCGACCAGGGTGAGGGCGCGGAAGAGGTGGAAGTCCAGGAGGGGGATGATGCCGATGAAGGACCAGATGAACGCCGCCGCCTTGTCCCCCGCCTCACGGGCCTCCGCGTAGGAGCCGCACATGAAGCGCGCCTGCATCTTGGAGAGCCAGTACTGGCACACCATGCTGCTCATGTGGGCCGGCGACAACGAGGCCTCGAGAGCCTTCTCGTCGAACCCCTCTCCATCCAGCGTGCCGAACGTGGGTGAGTTGCCCCGCAGTGTCTGCATGTAGCGCAGGACGATGAGGGTGGTATCCACCACCCCCACGAAGCCCGTCTTGCGCATGAAGTCCATCCGGGCGATCGCATCCTGGTAGACGTCATCCAGGGGGTGCCCCATGGCCTGCCGATTCCAGACGACATGGCCGACGATGTAACAGGCGAACAGATAGTCGTTGCTCTGGACCGCGTGCTGGAAGGCATTCAGCGCGTGCGCGTGCGCCTCGGCCAGGGGCCGGCACCAGTAGCTGATCATCTCCAGGTTGAAGAACGCCCGGACCCGCTCCTGGGTCAGGTCGTACCGATCCACGAGCGCGCGGGCGAGCACGCCATAGGCATAGCCCTCCTGATAGCTCTTGAAGAACATCCCGAGCAGGATGCCGAGCGAGCTGTACCCGATCGCCGACTCGTTGGTGTTGCCGTAGCGCAGGCTCAGGGAGACCATCCGGCAGACATGGAGGACGAGCAGGTTGTTGTCGGTGAAGTAGGCGGAGGGGAAGAGGCGGCCCAGGACGCTCATCACCGGCTTCATGTCCGCGTCCGTCATCAGCGGCAGCTCGACGAGGCTCTCGATGGAACGGCCCCCCAGCAGGGCCTGGACCTCCTCCCGGGCGGCCACGGCCTCCTCCCAGGAGGGATGCGGAGACATCGGCATGCCCAGCAGGGTCAGTCCCTCCAGGAGGCAGGTGACGGAGGCCTCGATCTCGCCGACGATGAGGTGCACCTCATGCCTCAAGGTGTAGGCGGCGGCGATGTCCGCCCGGTTCCGTGCCCGCGAGCACAGCTCTTCCAGCAGGCGGCGGGCCTCGGCGAGATTGCCGCTCATGAGCTCGCTGCTCGCCCGATCCAGCCGCACCTTGAAGGCCAGCGCGGGGTCCAGCGCCCAGGGATCGCCCGGGATGAGCGAGAAGGCCATCGCGAGATAGGCGGCGGCCGAGCCGTGCGCGCTGGAGGCCCGGGCCTTCCAGCCCGCCTCGGCGTTCAGGCGCGCGAGGCGGTGGCGCTCCTCGTGGCCGCCGATGAGCTCCACCCCGGTGTTGAGCTGGCTCACGATCTCGAAGAGCCTCTCGCGCACCTCCTCGGCGGACAGGCGCTCCAGCAGCAGGCGCCCGATGCGCACGTGGATCGCCTGGCGCTCGCCTTCGGGGATGAGGGCATGCGCCGCCTGCTGGATGCGATCATGCAGGAACCGGTACTGCTCCGAGGCACTGCGCACCACCAGGCTCTCCTGGAGCGCCGGCTCGAGGCCCCGCTCCACCTCGTCCGCCTCCAGGCCGGCGATGAGGGCCAGCATCCCGAGTGAGAAGCTGTTGCCCAGGCACGCCGCCAGGGGGAGCAGGTGCCGGGTGCTCGCGGAAAGCTGGTGCAGGTTGCGAGCCATGAAGTCGACGATGTTGTCGGAGTACCCGCGGGCCCGGACGCCCTCGGCATCCCAGCACCAGCCCCCTCCGGGAATGCGGCCGAGGAGGCCATCGTGGTGCAACGCCTGCATCAACTGCAGGAGGAAGAACGGGTTGCCGCCCGTCTTCTCGTACACCTGTTGCGACAGGGGCAGGATGACCTCCGCCCCCGCGCCCGGGAGCGCATCGCCCACGAGGTGCTGGAGCTGCTCCAGGCTCAGCGGCGCGAGCTGGAGGTCGGTCACCGCGACCTTCGCCTCGTGCACCTCCCCGAGCATCATCATCAGCGGGTGGGAGGGGCTGACCTCGTTGTCCCGGTAGGCCCCGATCCACAGCACCGCTGGCGCCTCCTCCGCGGTGAGCAGGGACTGGAGGAGCCGGAGGCTGGCCAGGTCCGCCCACTGCAAGTCATCCAGGAACATGACGAGCGGGTGCTCGGCGGTGGCGAAGACGCCGAGGAAGCGGAGGAACACCTGGTTGAAGCGGTGCCGCGCCTCGACGGGCGGAAGCTCCGGGACCGCCGGCTGCGGGCCCAGGAGGAGCGTGAGCTGTGGAACCAGCTCCACGAGGACCTGGCCATTGCCCTGGAGGGCCTCCCGCAGGCGCTCACGCCACCGGGCCACCTCCTCGTCGGTGCCCGCCAGCAACTGGCGCACCAACCCCCGGATGGCCTCGGCCAGGGTGGCGTAGGGAACGTCCCGCTGGAGCTGATCGAACTTGCCGCTCAGGAAGAACCCGCGCCGCTGAACCACGGGCTTGTGCAGCTCGTGGACCACCGACGACTTGCCGATGCCGGAGTAGCCGCGGACCAGGATGAGCTCGGGCCGACCTCCGCGCGCGATTCGCTCGAAGCCCTGGAGCAGGGTGGCGACGTGGGTGTCTCGCCCGTAGAGCCGCTGGGGGAGCTGGAAGCGGCTGGGGATGTCCCGCTTGCCCAGCACGAAGAGTTCGAGCGCGCCCCGGCGCAGAGACTCCCCGCACTCCGCGAGGTCGTGCCGTAGCCCCTCGGCGCTCTGGTAGCGCTCCTCGGCGACCTTGGCCAGGCACCGCATCACGATCGCGGACAGCACGGGCGGGACGCTGGCGACGAGTTCGTGCGGCGGCCTCGGCAGCTGGGCCATGTGCGCATGGAACCACTCGAGCGCGTCACGCCCCTGGAACGGCCGGACGCCCGTGAGCAGCTCGTAGAACGTCACGCCCAGCGAGTAGAAGTCGGTGCGGTAGTCCACCACGCGGTTCATGCGCCCGGTCTGCTCCGGGGACATGTAGGCCAGCGTTCCCTCGATCAGGTGGGTCGGCGCCGCGTCCACATGCTCGGTGCGCTGGAGGGTGGCGGCACCAAAGTCGATGATGCGCGGCTCGCCCGAGGGCATGACGATGATGTTGGAGGGCTTGATGTCCTTGTGGATGACTCCCCGGAGGTGAATCTCCGCCAGGGTCGAGGTCAGGGAGACAGCCAGCTCGAGGAAGCGGACGAGTTCGAAGGGCTGGCCCACCGCCTCGGAGAGGGCCACCCCCTGCACCTCCTCCAGTACCAGGACGGGGCGGCCGTTGACCCGCTCGCACCCATGGGGCCGGGTGACGCCGCGCACGCCCAGCAGCCTCCGCAGGATGTTGTGCTCCCGGCGGTACCGCTCGTCCTCGCGCGGGCCAGCGCAGGGGTCCACCGGCGTCTTGATGATGACCGGTGCGCCATCCGCCTCGCGCACCGCCTGGAACAGCAGGTTCGAGTCGGTGGCGCGGACCGGACGACGGAGCGTATAGCCTGGAAGGTTCAACATGGATGGAGTCCACCCCCAGGGCCGCGCTCACGCAACACCCCCGAACTCTCCATCAGAAGAGCACGCGCTGGACGCCCGCCGCCTGGAGGAGGTAGTCCCTGGACGCTTCGAGGGCGGCACGCAGGGGGGCCCAGTTCACATCGACGAGGGCGCCTCGCCACTTGCGGATCCGTCCCGCGACGATGACCGTGTCCACGTTGCTGCGGTCCATCAACGTGACGACGGCCCCCGGCACATTGTTGAGCGGGGCCACGTTGAGGGCATTCGCGCGCAGCAGGAGGATGTCGGCCTCCTTGCCCGGCGTCAGCGAGCCGATCTTGTGGGAGAGGCCGGCCACCCGGGCCCCCTCGACCGTGGCGAAGCGAATCACGTCGCGGCACGTGAGGAGCTCGGGCAGGTTCGTCTCGCCGTTGATCGCGCGCTCGTTGATGAGTGCCCGCTGGAGCGTGAAGACGGTCCGCATCTGGGTGAAGAAGTCCGCGGTCATGGTGCACTCGACATCCGTGCTGAGCGCGGGCTGGACGCCATGATCGAGCGCGGACTGGATCGGCGGCAGGCCGTGCCGCATGGCCATCTCGATCGGGGCCGCGATCGAGACGCTTGCCCCCGAGCGGGCGATCGCCTGCCAGGAGCCCTCCGAGATGCGGCTGGCGTGGATGAAGACGAGGTCGGGCCCGAGCAGGTTCTCGCTCGCGAGCTGCTCCACCAGCGTCTCCTGGCCGAGGCTGCCGACGAGGTGCGTCACGATGGGCAGGCCATTCTGGCGCCCGATCGCCCAGTAGGTCCGGAACGAGGCGTCGAACACCTCCCCGCCCATCGCCAGGGTCAGGAGCTGATCGGTCGAGGAGAAGTACCGGCCGCGGATCCGCTGGAGATCCCTCGGGAAGATGTTGCCGGGACCCACTCCCGGTGAATACACAAACACCGCGCGTCGGCCCGCATCCTGAAGCCCCTGGATGACCGCATCGGTGTGCGCCGGAGTATGTCCCACCTGCGACGTGTCGACGACCGTGGTCACCCCCGCGTCCAGCTGGCTGAGCGACGAGACGAGCTCGGCGAGGTAGGCGTCCTGAGGCCTGAAGACCGGCGTGATCTTGGTGTGGA
Above is a window of Cystobacter fuscus DNA encoding:
- a CDS encoding SPFH domain-containing protein, translated to MFLMGILMGATVYGAYVLSRCFFRVEEGHLTVLTAFGAARTEADGKTLRTWGPGLHRKLPWERAHDIPMMEQALELAGEKGGQTAMTGDGTVLRFDSTLRYVPVRDSLGHFLFGLRAPVEHITGLFSCLLRNEIANFHAPAAGPETVSGALAAANQAGENSYALIRRERRLLSQRIEAFCHKEIGRKYGVQFVGVDLTDVLPPDELDSALNAVIAAQNESDAAYARAGAECQQRVLAAARGVEIARARAAATETEILKLGEFLSELDRQNTLHLYVSRRRAEVMSESRTVYLKGQ
- a CDS encoding SPFH domain-containing protein translates to MNSSQLLQLIGGIVAGLCTVPFLIGLGRLFGLQVEDEETVLVTRFGKLEKTLSKPGWHWVPERVLPWVRTFPVSRARDFRDITNIQVNDARGTTVIVDLWLEFRVADPARALFGVADWDKSLRALVTHAALSILGNRSFEHILCDRSELGEKVRQDIQDETQRWGLEVERVLVRNVSLRPEVAQQVFDTLSARLERATAEVEEEGRQRVALLDAQTSAQVASLVAEAKGQYPAAVGRAFAMLGKQPRVLHAYNELYSLSQVRPHRTVAFHGFAEDEMRAIDAAMLPTTTTNGAQDLEVPTLRPNGDERKVEA
- a CDS encoding type VI immunity family protein translates to MELTSPCPNWLNFLGHPVLDGLGGAAGLRARLHSPDTTLQEMKEGRAVITLGARPDAGDIERGRTLPAYRELARVLEPALYYRQYPRNQEVPEHIRRWERRFHE
- a CDS encoding patatin-like phospholipase family protein; its protein translation is MSNMILNRRETAPTGSPGIPLPSISFSGCAWLISYHLGVIDVAREVCDLSRTTFLGASSGSLAAILAAAEIKTADALDFIITMVRDVEPRWLGPFGRMSQTVTAGLRRLMPEDTYLRVRGRVYISVTRLPTLRNLLLPERELRSNEELLRIALASCYIPLYYERPVFYGGFPALDGGASNNLPQLDAHTVLVSPTPSFQRKRLDIFPKEEPPLITALLPRVTIVERLFEQGREDGLAFFTTTLAARARPEVTPIPPGR
- a CDS encoding trifunctional serine/threonine-protein kinase/ATP-binding protein/sensor histidine kinase, which codes for MLNLPGYTLRRPVRATDSNLLFQAVREADGAPVIIKTPVDPCAGPREDERYRREHNILRRLLGVRGVTRPHGCERVNGRPVLVLEEVQGVALSEAVGQPFELVRFLELAVSLTSTLAEIHLRGVIHKDIKPSNIIVMPSGEPRIIDFGAATLQRTEHVDAAPTHLIEGTLAYMSPEQTGRMNRVVDYRTDFYSLGVTFYELLTGVRPFQGRDALEWFHAHMAQLPRPPHELVASVPPVLSAIVMRCLAKVAEERYQSAEGLRHDLAECGESLRRGALELFVLGKRDIPSRFQLPQRLYGRDTHVATLLQGFERIARGGRPELILVRGYSGIGKSSVVHELHKPVVQRRGFFLSGKFDQLQRDVPYATLAEAIRGLVRQLLAGTDEEVARWRERLREALQGNGQVLVELVPQLTLLLGPQPAVPELPPVEARHRFNQVFLRFLGVFATAEHPLVMFLDDLQWADLASLRLLQSLLTAEEAPAVLWIGAYRDNEVSPSHPLMMMLGEVHEAKVAVTDLQLAPLSLEQLQHLVGDALPGAGAEVILPLSQQVYEKTGGNPFFLLQLMQALHHDGLLGRIPGGGWCWDAEGVRARGYSDNIVDFMARNLHQLSASTRHLLPLAACLGNSFSLGMLALIAGLEADEVERGLEPALQESLVVRSASEQYRFLHDRIQQAAHALIPEGERQAIHVRIGRLLLERLSAEEVRERLFEIVSQLNTGVELIGGHEERHRLARLNAEAGWKARASSAHGSAAAYLAMAFSLIPGDPWALDPALAFKVRLDRASSELMSGNLAEARRLLEELCSRARNRADIAAAYTLRHEVHLIVGEIEASVTCLLEGLTLLGMPMSPHPSWEEAVAAREEVQALLGGRSIESLVELPLMTDADMKPVMSVLGRLFPSAYFTDNNLLVLHVCRMVSLSLRYGNTNESAIGYSSLGILLGMFFKSYQEGYAYGVLARALVDRYDLTQERVRAFFNLEMISYWCRPLAEAHAHALNAFQHAVQSNDYLFACYIVGHVVWNRQAMGHPLDDVYQDAIARMDFMRKTGFVGVVDTTLIVLRYMQTLRGNSPTFGTLDGEGFDEKALEASLSPAHMSSMVCQYWLSKMQARFMCGSYAEAREAGDKAAAFIWSFIGIIPLLDFHLFRALTLVACCEGATEEERRRYLEAAEAHGRQLEEWAGNCPETFRALERLVFAELARVRGHLEQALPAYEEALRSARDHGFIHYVALVCELAANFYRKRQAPFIAEAYARQAREAYAQWGAQGKVKQLDVLWPSLMRPVAAPTGGTTTSSSGSQEIDALAVVKAQQAISSEIVLERLASTLIRVATESAGAQRGALLLPRGDKLEVVVDTDASGGTRAALPWTILSYVRRTREHVLIGDAAAPHPFSGEPYLEHSGARSVLCLPLMRQESLSGVMYLENRFASGAFTPERILLLGQLASQAAISIENARLYAELQRTEAALRGANDELERRVEERTRELKQAQAQLVDTARAAGMAEVASDVLHNVGNVLTSAVINLELMRSGVAASRFDRAAQLSALLKEHQADLVGFLTRDPKGRVLPDYLLALTEALRQERLQLQTNLNEMSLHLEHIHAIIRVQQDYAKTSLILSEWDLTQLIEDSLRFQLVTLQRHGISVTREFTDAPRMQVDKHKVLQILINLLSNAKDAMAELPEGRRHLCVRLTVQGSVARIQVVDSGKGFARELHRQLFALGFTTREEGHGFGLHSSALAAQMMGGRLLLESEGPGKGATATLELPLSRPL
- a CDS encoding amidohydrolase family protein; this translates as MASSVPTPVLAATARGDLSQEGGARDQDMPRDTGASNRRYLLKGGAVLSMDPQVGNFAQGDVLIEGKRIVAVGARLNAPGAAIIDAAGMIVMPGFVDTHHHQYQTALRSFLSDGLLFNDGLPHGEKNYLDYIHTKITPVFRPQDAYLAELVSSLSQLDAGVTTVVDTSQVGHTPAHTDAVIQGLQDAGRRAVFVYSPGVGPGNIFPRDLQRIRGRYFSSTDQLLTLAMGGEVFDASFRTYWAIGRQNGLPIVTHLVGSLGQETLVEQLASENLLGPDLVFIHASRISEGSWQAIARSGASVSIAAPIEMAMRHGLPPIQSALDHGVQPALSTDVECTMTADFFTQMRTVFTLQRALINERAINGETNLPELLTCRDVIRFATVEGARVAGLSHKIGSLTPGKEADILLLRANALNVAPLNNVPGAVVTLMDRSNVDTVIVAGRIRKWRGALVDVNWAPLRAALEASRDYLLQAAGVQRVLF